The Sulfurimonas aquatica genomic sequence TCTACAATCATCTAAAGTTTTCATATTTTCTCCAACTTGTATTGATCTAAAATATCTTGCATATCAGCATATATAAAATCTGGTTTTAACTCATCTTTTAAAAATGGCACTATCTCATCTTGCGTTTTATATTTTCCACTAGTTACAAAAATAGTATTCATGCCAAGCTCTTTAGCTCCACCCAGGTCGCCCTTAACGTCATCGCTAATCATAGTGATATTCTCATAAGACGCATTACTATCTTGCGACATCAGTCTTTTAAGAGATTCAGAATAAAAAGAAATACTTGGCTTACCGACTACGTCATAGCTAGAGCTTGTAGCAAACTCCAACATCTTTAAAATTGCACCAACTCCAGGGTAACGTTTAGAGTTTTTTGCATAAATAGATGTCTCATGCATTCCAACAAGAGTAGCGCCTGCAAGAATAAACTCTATCATCTGCGCATATTCATCTGCCATAAAGTTCTCTTTAATCGCTATTAGCACCGTTTTTGGATTATTAAAGTCCAGTTTATATCCCATGCTTTTGAGTGTTTCTAAAAACTCATCTGCTCCATAAGCGGCTACCGCTTCTTTATCAACTCTTGATTCGAGCAGCATTAAAGGATCTATGTATTTATCATATGAAAATTCAAATCCTAATGATTGTAAAAATTCATAAAAATCTGATGATTTTTTCTTTGTATTATTTGTTACAACCATATAGGGAATATTTCGCATATTTAAATTGTTTATAAACTCTATGCTCCCACGAATAGGTGATTTATCTTCATCACTAATAAGAGTGCCCTGAACATCTATGAAATACAAACCATATCCTCTTGATTTAAGCTTTTAAAAACTCTTGCTCTAAAGCGATTAGATCTTCAAAAGTTTCACGCTTTCTTATGAGTCTATCTTCTCCGCTCTCAAGTGCCACCTCTGCACTACGTCCACGTGTATTGTAGTTGCTTCCCATGCCAAATCCATATGCACCAGCACTGTTTACAATAACTAAATCATTATGATTGAGTGGGGGTAGTGGATAGTTCTTAGCAAAAAAGTCACCACTTTCACATACTGGACCTACGATATCTACAGCCCGTGGCTCCTCTTTTGAGTCTGTTATAACGTCTATCTTATGATAAGCATTATAAAGTGAGGGGCGTAAAAGATCATTCATCGCACCATCTATAACAACAAACTTTTTCTCTCCATTTTGCTTCTCGTACAGTACTTTTGAGATAAAATAGCCTGCGTTTGCAGTTAAGAAACGGCCAGGCTCACATAAAATAGTTAAATCGAGTGCAGTCAATGTTCCTAAAATAGCTTGAACATAGTCATAAGGCTTAATGGTAATCTCATTATCGTATCTAATTCCTAATCCACCACCGATATCAAAAAACTTAAGCTCAATGTTTATTCCCTCTAATGAGCGAACTAAATCAGCAACAATTTCTGCTGATTCGCGGATAGGTTCTAACTCCGTTAGTTGTGAACCTATATGAAAATGAATTCCAACAGGATCTAGATGCTCTGAATTATTTGCTTTGATGTACATACGTTTAGCGCTATTTAAATCAACACCAAACTTATTATCATGAAGACCAGTTGAAATATATGGATGCGTTTTAGGATCTATGTTTGGGTTAACGCGAATACTAATACGTGATACTTTGCCTAACTCTTTGGCGATAAGTTCAACGCGACCAAGTTCCGCTTCACTCTCAACGTTTATATATAAAATATCTTTTTCTATAGCTTCGCGAATCTCATCATCACTCTTTCCAACACCAGAAAAAATAATTTTATAAGAAGGCACTCCTGCCAAAAAGGCACGTCTCACCTCTCCAATAGAGACACAATCAGCTCCACTTCCCATATCTGCAAAATGTTTGACAACGCTTAAGTTTGAGTTTGCCTTAACAGCGTAAGCGATAATGGACTTTCTACCTTTAAAAGCGCTTTTCAACTCATCATACTGAGCAGCCATGTAATCAAAATCATATACATAGAGTGGCGTTTGGTACTTATTTGCTAGTTCTTTAAAATCAATCATATAAATATTTCCGAATTCTTTTTTAAGTGATTTTATCTAAAATGTGCTTATATTGGTGTTAAGAGGTAGTTTTACGTGGCTGTTCTATATTTACGCCACTGCAACGCGGCTAGTATAAAAAGTAAAAATATAGGAGCGATAACGCCTAATTCACTTGGAATTGTTTTTGTATTTGAGAGTTCAATAAGCATAAAAAGTATGCCCCAAACCAAAAGAGTTGAGAGAATGGCTCCAAAACTAAAGAGTGAAACATTTAGAAAACGCACGCTTATTGGAACAAAGAAAAAGATGATAATTATAAGAAATGGCACAAAAAATGGATAGATGAAAATCTTATAAAGCGCGCCTTTAATGCTACTAGTATTTATGTTCTGACCATTTAAAAGTATGATTGCGTCTATAGCGTTTTTAATGGTAAAGTTAACTTTTCCCTCATAAACCTGATCTAAAATTTTCGGACGGAATCCTTCTAATATTTTCAAATCATTTGATTTACTTATTTTTATTCCATTTGAGGTGAAACTTAGCTCATCAGGTTTTGTAATGACGTCCGCTTCTTTTATTAGCCAGTATTCATCCCTATATACTGCTGAGGATGCTACTACAACCTCTTTTAATGAGTTGTTTTTTATACTAAATACACGTATCCCCTCTGCTTTTTCTTGCAAGGGAAGCATCTTGGAAAAATATACATACTGCCCTTTATATGTAAAGAAAAGGTCTCTAGTTGGACTTAAATACTGAGAGTTCTTTTTAATATTGTTAGAAAATTCATCTGCTCTAGCAAAACTAGACCAAGAGTGAAGAGAGATAAAAATAACTATTATACTTGTAGAGACGACAACGAAAGGGCGTAGAATATCGACTCTTGAGTATCCTAAAGAAAAAAAGGAAACAAGCGCGTTTGATCGTATTAAAAATATTTTTGTTGATATCATGGCAAATACCAATGCAATTGGAAGGAGCATATCTATGGCAAAAAAAGATTTATATACTAGATATATTAAAAGTAAATTTGCAGATTTTGAGAGGCCATCGGTATTGCCCATGTAGTCAAATCCAACCAAGAACATGACTAGAGCACCAAGAATTATAAAAAAATACTTTAGATAGTGAAAGGCCACATACTTAAAGGCTAACACTTAAGTGACCTAATAGCATACTTAGAACTTGTATCTTCCATAGAATTTTCAAGTAAAAAAGTCACTGCGTCACATGTATGAGAGATAAACTCATCTAAATGTTTTATTTGATCCTCATTAAACGCACCAAGTACATAGGAGGAGACTTCTCCCTTGTGTTCAGGCTTTCCGATACCCATTCTAATGCGAATGTACTCACGAGAAATTTTAGAATCAATTGATTTGAGTCCATTATGGCCACCATGCCCACCTCCCAACTTAAAACGCAGACTTCCAAAGGGAAGGTCTAAATCATCATGTATTACAACAACATTCTCTACTTTATAAAAATTTTTAACCTTAATGACAGAGTCACCTGAGAGGTTCATATATGTTTGTGGTTTTAATAAAAAATGATTTTTAAATTTGAAAGTTTGCCCAAGAAACGAGCTTGACGTGACATCTATGGCGTTAAATCTTGATGAGAGCTCATCAATGACCATAAAACCAATGTTATGGCGTGTACTTTCATAGTCAGATCCAGGATTCCCTAGTCCGACTATAAGCATGCTAATATTTTCTTTACTACTTAGCTTTAATTATACTAAGTACAGATACACGCTCGCTATCTGTGAAAGTAATGTTTTCTACTGCTGCTAAATCACGAATAAGTCTTGAGTCACCAACATCCATTGAACTAACATCAACATTAATTGCACTTGGAATATTCTCAATTGCTGCTTTAACACGTAAACGTCTTTTAGCAAGGTGAACTAGACCTTTATTCTTAAGGCCTATTGCATCACCTTGTGGTACAACTGGAACATGATAGTGAGTCACAACACCTGGTTGTGCTACCATTAAATCAACATGTAATAGATTACCTGTAACTGCTTGTGATTCATAAGACTGAACTACTACGCTCATCTCTTTACCAGCAATATTTACTGGGAATGCTAAAGTCTCTTTATTACGAACTGTACGGATGTACTCATTCATTTTAAAAGCCGCATTAATATTTTCTAAGCCTTTTCCATAAATGTTCGCAATTAGATAACCATCTCGGCGTAGTGCATTTGTAGCACCTTTACCAGTACTCTCTCTAACGATACCTTCTAACATATAAATTCCTTGTGTTTTAAAAATGGATGAAATTATACCCTCTTAAGCATTAATAATTACTTTAATTCAAAAACATCGTCATCATCTCGATTTATCTTTCTTCTCTCTTTTGGCTCTTCATCTTTACTTCCCATACCACCTGTAAGACCACTGATTTTAAGTTCTAAATCTGAAGCACTTGTTGCGTTTTGAAGTGCTTGTTCTTTTGAAATTATTTTATTATCATAAAGCTCAAGTATAGATTGATCAAAACTTTGTGATTTATAGTGCTCTTTTCCAGCTTCAATAGCATCTCTTATCTCATAATCTCTATCTTCCATAATCAATTTTTCAATTGTTGGCGTGCGTACTAAGATTTCCATAGCTGCACGACGACCACCATCTACAGTTGGCACTAATCTTTGAGATATAATTCCTTGAATAACACCAGCGAGAGAGACTCTAACACGATTTTGCTCATCTGTTGGAAACTGAGAAATTATACGGTTAATAGTCTCTTTTGCATCAATGGTGTGTAGTGTTGATACAACTAGGTGACCAGTATCAGCAGCGTGTAGAGCAAGGTTAATAGTCTCTTTATCTCTCATCTCTCCAACTAAAATAATATCTGGATCCTCACGCAGAGCTGCCCTTAGAGCTGTTCCAAAAGTAAGTGTATCTTGACCAACTGAGCGTTGATTTATAATACATCCTCTATCTTTATGCACAAACTCAATCGGATCTTCAATAGTAATAATATGCTTTTTCTTCGTTAAATTTATCTCATTTATTATTGCGGCCATAGTAGTTGACTTACCACTACCAGTAACACCAGTAACTAGGACCAACCCTCTCTCTTTTTGAGTAAAACTACGAACTACTTCTGGAAGGTGCAGTTCATTAAATGATGGAATTTTTACAGGGATTACACGAAAAACTGCTGAAACTCCATCCATTTGAAAAAAGATATTTACACGGAAACGATTATTATCATCAAATGGATAGACTAAATCGAGCTCTTTTTTCTCAACAAACTCTGCAAATTGACCTTTGAGTAACTCTTTAGCAAATGTTAATGCATCTGCCTTTGAGAGAATACCACCAGAAAATTGCACAATATTTCCATTAATCCTAGCTCGTATTACAGAGTTTGCTTTTATATGAAGGTCACTTCCCCCTATTTCAATCATCTTCTTAAGATGAATTCTAACTCTTTTTAATTGTTCAAATGTTAATTTGCTTACATCAACATGATCACTCATAATGACTCCAGTATATCTCTAAACGCATCTTTAAACGAAACTAAACCATCATCAATCTGTTTATCTAATAAGCCATCAAAATCTATTCCTGCATTTTTAATTTTTAAAAAATGCTTTTCTATTACATCTGCATTTATAGGCAGTGCCTTAGCCGATTTTTTGTTTTTTCTAAAGGCTTGAATTGTCTCTATTGGAGCAGTATTTACACTATTAAATGCTAAAAGATTTTCTATGTAATAATCAGCTGCTAAAGAGTCATCTTTAACACCCGTGCTTGCAAAAAGTGTACGGCATCCATTGACGTTCATACTCTCAACTTCAGCATATATAGCAGCACTATTATATATTCCGCTTAGGGCTACATCAATGCCTAGTTCACTCAACTTAGCATCAAGAGCTCTATCTATTCGACTCACAAATACGCTTATCACCGTGTCTACATAAGAGCCAAAAGTCTCAACTCCTGCTTTAAATGCCTCAGCACACTTTATCGCCTGTGATTTTTTAAAAATAAGTGTCGCGTTAACTGGAATACCAAGTGAAGTTAACTCTTTCATAGCAAGGTAGCCCGCATCGGTAGCTGGCACTTTAATCATGACATTTTTTCTATTTATACTCTTAAAAAGTCTTTTTCCCTCGGCAATAGTTGCCTCAGCATCATCACAAAAGAAAGGATCAACTTCTATACTTACATATCCATCATCATTTTTATCATAAAGTGGTTTTAAGATATCTGCAGCTTTTGTTATGTCATAGATTGCAACTGCTTCATATTTCTCTTTTGGCGAGAGAGAACCAAGGGTCTGAAGCTGTTCTTTATATGCAGGAGAGTTTAGTATAGCATTTTTAAAAATGGCAGGATTTGATGTGGCACCATTAATCACACCACTATTAATGAGCTCTTTAAACTCATTATCAAGATAATCTCTTTCAATAAAATCTGCCCAGAGTGAAAACTTCAAATCTTCTATATACATTGCAATTCCTAACTAAAATTTTACCTATTATAGCTAAGAAAAAATAAAATTACGATAGTTTTTTTGGAACTCGTATGATGAAGGATGTGCCTTTTTCTGAGCTTTGAACATCTATCTTTGAGTTAAACTGTTTTTGCATAATCATCTGGGACATATAGAGACCAAGACCCGTACCATTTTTACCTTTAGTACTAAAATATGGCTCAAAAATACGGTCTATATTTTCACTACTAATTCCGTTCGCATTATCTTTAACTATGAATTTAATGTAATCATTATCAGATAGAACTTCTATTATTATTTTTGCATCAGACCTATCAACTTCCTTAAGTGCATCTATCGCATTATTTACGATATTCAAGACCACCTGAATCAGTTCATTAACATATATAGTAACCATCTCATTCGTATCATCTTTAAGTACTATCTCGATTGTATTTATTCTTCCTTGAATAAGACTCATTACTTTTTGCAGTAACTCTTGTGTAGTGATTTGGCTTAACTCTTTGTTTGGATTAAAGTATGTTTGAAAGTCATCAATAGTTTCAGAGAGATAAACAACAGTATCATTAATTTGCACTAGTGCATTATCAAGCTCATCTTCATTGAACTCTTTATCTAGCATTCTTTTAAGCTGTAAGTTTGAGATACTTAATGTTACAGTTGAGAGGGGTTGTCTCCATTGATGTGCGATCATACTTATCATTTCACCCATTACGGCTTGTTTTGACTGTAGGGTTAAGAGTTTGTCTTTGCTACTGAGTTCATCAATAGTATCTTGAAGTTGCTTTTGCTGTTTTAGA encodes the following:
- a CDS encoding HAD-IIA family hydrolase codes for the protein MYFIDVQGTLISDEDKSPIRGSIEFINNLNMRNIPYMVVTNNTKKKSSDFYEFLQSLGFEFSYDKYIDPLMLLESRVDKEAVAAYGADEFLETLKSMGYKLDFNNPKTVLIAIKENFMADEYAQMIEFILAGATLVGMHETSIYAKNSKRYPGVGAILKMLEFATSSSYDVVGKPSISFYSESLKRLMSQDSNASYENITMISDDVKGDLGGAKELGMNTIFVTSGKYKTQDEIVPFLKDELKPDFIYADMQDILDQYKLEKI
- the lysA gene encoding diaminopimelate decarboxylase, with amino-acid sequence MIDFKELANKYQTPLYVYDFDYMAAQYDELKSAFKGRKSIIAYAVKANSNLSVVKHFADMGSGADCVSIGEVRRAFLAGVPSYKIIFSGVGKSDDEIREAIEKDILYINVESEAELGRVELIAKELGKVSRISIRVNPNIDPKTHPYISTGLHDNKFGVDLNSAKRMYIKANNSEHLDPVGIHFHIGSQLTELEPIRESAEIVADLVRSLEGINIELKFFDIGGGLGIRYDNEITIKPYDYVQAILGTLTALDLTILCEPGRFLTANAGYFISKVLYEKQNGEKKFVVIDGAMNDLLRPSLYNAYHKIDVITDSKEEPRAVDIVGPVCESGDFFAKNYPLPPLNHNDLVIVNSAGAYGFGMGSNYNTRGRSAEVALESGEDRLIRKRETFEDLIALEQEFLKA
- a CDS encoding LptF/LptG family permease, which gives rise to MLAFKYVAFHYLKYFFIILGALVMFLVGFDYMGNTDGLSKSANLLLIYLVYKSFFAIDMLLPIALVFAMISTKIFLIRSNALVSFFSLGYSRVDILRPFVVVSTSIIVIFISLHSWSSFARADEFSNNIKKNSQYLSPTRDLFFTYKGQYVYFSKMLPLQEKAEGIRVFSIKNNSLKEVVVASSAVYRDEYWLIKEADVITKPDELSFTSNGIKISKSNDLKILEGFRPKILDQVYEGKVNFTIKNAIDAIILLNGQNINTSSIKGALYKIFIYPFFVPFLIIIIFFFVPISVRFLNVSLFSFGAILSTLLVWGILFMLIELSNTKTIPSELGVIAPIFLLFILAALQWRKYRTAT
- the pth gene encoding aminoacyl-tRNA hydrolase, whose product is MLIVGLGNPGSDYESTRHNIGFMVIDELSSRFNAIDVTSSSFLGQTFKFKNHFLLKPQTYMNLSGDSVIKVKNFYKVENVVVIHDDLDLPFGSLRFKLGGGHGGHNGLKSIDSKISREYIRIRMGIGKPEHKGEVSSYVLGAFNEDQIKHLDEFISHTCDAVTFLLENSMEDTSSKYAIRSLKC
- a CDS encoding 50S ribosomal protein L25/general stress protein Ctc, which encodes MLEGIVRESTGKGATNALRRDGYLIANIYGKGLENINAAFKMNEYIRTVRNKETLAFPVNIAGKEMSVVVQSYESQAVTGNLLHVDLMVAQPGVVTHYHVPVVPQGDAIGLKNKGLVHLAKRRLRVKAAIENIPSAINVDVSSMDVGDSRLIRDLAAVENITFTDSERVSVLSIIKAK
- a CDS encoding type IV pilus twitching motility protein PilT, with translation MSDHVDVSKLTFEQLKRVRIHLKKMIEIGGSDLHIKANSVIRARINGNIVQFSGGILSKADALTFAKELLKGQFAEFVEKKELDLVYPFDDNNRFRVNIFFQMDGVSAVFRVIPVKIPSFNELHLPEVVRSFTQKERGLVLVTGVTGSGKSTTMAAIINEINLTKKKHIITIEDPIEFVHKDRGCIINQRSVGQDTLTFGTALRAALREDPDIILVGEMRDKETINLALHAADTGHLVVSTLHTIDAKETINRIISQFPTDEQNRVRVSLAGVIQGIISQRLVPTVDGGRRAAMEILVRTPTIEKLIMEDRDYEIRDAIEAGKEHYKSQSFDQSILELYDNKIISKEQALQNATSASDLELKISGLTGGMGSKDEEPKERRKINRDDDDVFELK
- a CDS encoding transaldolase, with translation MYIEDLKFSLWADFIERDYLDNEFKELINSGVINGATSNPAIFKNAILNSPAYKEQLQTLGSLSPKEKYEAVAIYDITKAADILKPLYDKNDDGYVSIEVDPFFCDDAEATIAEGKRLFKSINRKNVMIKVPATDAGYLAMKELTSLGIPVNATLIFKKSQAIKCAEAFKAGVETFGSYVDTVISVFVSRIDRALDAKLSELGIDVALSGIYNSAAIYAEVESMNVNGCRTLFASTGVKDDSLAADYYIENLLAFNSVNTAPIETIQAFRKNKKSAKALPINADVIEKHFLKIKNAGIDFDGLLDKQIDDGLVSFKDAFRDILESL
- a CDS encoding sensor histidine kinase gives rise to the protein MINRNNFFTSNWEFDESELDLRGRFQMVNVAILLSSTGLIFGLIGNILKDVQGIIVPIEIFLLLINIALIFLLRQNKERLKFVSFMITFQFSLFFLFLIYAYEPSQMKHIWVLTYPIILLYLQDKKYCSYWLFFMIFMIMLTPLQGLIEVSYSLYQVTYLNFVLVIISLIIYFYQHKMQEGQGLILKQQKQLQDTIDELSSKDKLLTLQSKQAVMGEMISMIAHQWRQPLSTVTLSISNLQLKRMLDKEFNEDELDNALVQINDTVVYLSETIDDFQTYFNPNKELSQITTQELLQKVMSLIQGRINTIEIVLKDDTNEMVTIYVNELIQVVLNIVNNAIDALKEVDRSDAKIIIEVLSDNDYIKFIVKDNANGISSENIDRIFEPYFSTKGKNGTGLGLYMSQMIMQKQFNSKIDVQSSEKGTSFIIRVPKKLS